In Magnetococcales bacterium, the sequence CGGACGAGACCGGCATGGCCTGGTCGGCGGAGATGCTATCCCGCATGAACGCCCCCGTACTCGATCTTCGGGGGCGGTTGTCCCTGGAGGAGCTTTCGGCTCTGGCGGCGCGGTGCCGGTTTTTTGTGGGGGTCGATTCCGCGCCGATGCACATGGCGGCGGCCATGGGCGTGCCGACCCTGGCCCTGTTCGGACCGTCGGGCGCCTTCGACTGGGGACCGTGGCCCAACGGTTGGGAGGGGCGAACCACCCCCTATCCGCATCGCCACGGTATTCAGCAGGCCGGGAAACACCTGGTCGTTCAACAGGATTGGGAGTGCGTGCCCTGCGGCAAGGACGGCTGCAAGGGCAGCAAACGCAGTGATTGTCTGGAAACGTTGCGCTTCGAGGATGTGGAACCGTTGCTTGCCAGTCGGATAAAGGAAATCCTGCCATGACACGGGTATTGCTGATGACCCAGGAGATCCACCCCATTCCCCCGGTCAAGGGGGCGGCGGTGGAGTATTGGATCTACGCGGTCTCCAAACGGTTGGAGAACTATCAGCCCTTTATCGTATCACCGCCGCATCCCTTCCGTCCCGATTGGGAAAGGGAGGGGGACGTCCAGTTCCAGCGCATCGGCATCGGGCGTCTTTATACCCGGCTGTTTCGCAAGCTGACCCGACTGGATCCCTACGGCTATGTGGATCGGGTGGCGCATTACGCCCGCAGGGAGAAGATCGGGCTGATCCACATCCAGAACGCCCCCAAACTGGTGGCTCCCCTCCGCGCCAAGGTGCCGGGGGCCAAAATCATCCTGCACATGCAAAACGACATGGATGTGTCGGGCCTGCCGGAACTCGACGGGCTGGCTGGCTGCAGCGAATACATTCTGGACCGCTGCCGGGAGCAGGGTGTCAAGGCCCGGGTGATCCAGAGTCTGCCCAACGGGGTCGATCCGGCCCTGTTCGTGCCCTGGTGGCAGAAGCCGGAGGAGAAGGAGCGCCTGCGGGCCACCTTCAAGATGGATGGCAAGAAGGTGATTCTGTATGTGGGGCGCATCTCCCAGGAGAAGGGGGTGGATCTGCTGGTGGAGGCGTTCCGTCACCTGGACCGGGAGCGTTATGTGCTGGCGTTGCTGGGGGAGTGGCCCCAGGGTGATCCGGCCACCAGCCAGAGGGTGGCCTTTGCCCAGGAAGTGGAGCGTCGTCTGGAGGGATTGCCGGTGATTCGTCTGGGGACGGTGGAGCCGGAAGAGGTGCCCCGTTTTCACCCGTTGGCCGATTTGCTGGTGGTGCCGTCGCGCTTTGAGGAGCCTTTTTCCATGGCGGCCATCGAGGCCATGGCTTCGGGAATTCCCGTGTTGGCTTTGAAGCGCGGGGGCATGGTCGAATACATGGAAGACGGTCGCAACGCCTTTCTGCTGGATCCCTCCACCACGGACGGACCCGCTCTGGCGGATGCCATCGAACGGGTTCTGGGGGATCAGGAGACCTTGCGCCGGGTGACGCACAATGCCCGGCGTCTGGTGGAGCACCGCTTCAGTTGGAAGGAGGTGGCGGCGGCGACCGAGGCCTATTACGACGCGGTGATGGGCTGGGAAGGGGAGCAGCCCAGTGTTTCCTGAAGGGCCTGCACACCCTGCCGCAAATAGTCCGCCTCGCTGAAGACCTTGCAGGTTGTTGAGTTGGCGAAGCAGCGTTCCTGCTGGGTGCGATTACGGTAATGGCAGGGGCAGCATCCCAGGGGATGGAATATGACCAGACTGGCGGCTGCGGGATGCAGGGTATGCACCGGCAGATCGTGAGACATGAAGGCCAGATGGATATTGGCCCCGAGTTGGGCCACATGGGAGACGAAGCTGTCGCAGGTGGCCGTCACCCTGGCATGGCCGACCACGCCCAGAATGCTTTCCAGGGAGGGGGTGGTGACACAGGGCAGACCGGCCTCTTCGAACTCCCGGCGCAGGGGATCCTTGGGGGCGAAAAAGCAGCGGAAGCGTTCCGGGGAGAGCCCGGCCTGCTCGGTCAGGTCGCGCAGAAAGGCCGGTGGCAGGAACTGGAAAGAGGCGCCGCTGGGGAAGATGGCCAGATCCAGATCCTCCGGACACTCCGGGGGCAGGGGGGAGGCCACGGCCAGGGAGTGCATGCGTCCCGCCAGAACGGGATAGGAGAGGAAGTGCCCTCGCATGAGATCGATTTCCGTGCAATCCCAGGCTTCCGCCAGGGGGGCCCACATCTTGTGACCGTAATAGACCGGGGTCTCCCGGTGCCAGCGGGTGCCGGCGGCCATGGTTTCATCGGCCCAGCGTTGCAGCATGCGTTCGAAGAAACCGGGACGGGGATAACCGTAGGAGGCCAGGCGGCGGCGTTGGGCGAAATCGTGGTAGAAGTCGCCGGAGTAGCGATTGCGAAAGACGGTGGTCCAGGAGGTTTTGGACGAGGTGTGATAACGAGGACGCGGGGCCCCCTGACTTTCCGAGAGGGAATCGGCCCGGATTTCGGGAAGCAGGGCCTGAACCAGGGGTGTGGCCAGGGTGCGGGTATAGAAACAGGCATCCTGGGAGAGGAATCCCTCCTGGATCTGCATCAAGGCATGCAGACCGTAGACGGCCATGAGACCATCGCCCTGTCCCCCCTGGGCGAGAATGGATCGAATGGGTTTGGTGCGGGCCATGGCGGTTTCTTCACGGTCTGGAATGGGAGAACGGGGCCAGCCGGTGTTCGACCTCGGACCAGACACGATCCGCAGCGATCTCGGCCATCGAGGTCTTCTCACTGCAAGAACCTTGCCTTGCCGGATGCTCCACCACGGAAAGGTTGTCGTGCTGCCGGGGGCAAAGCAGGTGGCCGGGGAAGCGGCAGTGGTAGAGTACCACCATGGGTATTCCGAGGGCTCCCGCCAGATGGCTGGGGCCGGTATCGACCCCGATGTAGAGATCGAGCCGGGCCATGAGCGCCGCCGACTGCCGCAGGGAGAAGTTCCCCGCCGCGACAAGGCAGCGACCGGGGAAGCGCGCCTGAAAAATCCGGGCGGTTTCCCGGCTCTCCGCACCCCCCAGGATCACCAGTCCGGCTTGAGGGTAAGCGCCGAGGAGACGATGGGCCAGGGTCATGAAATGATCCAGGGGCCAGTCCCGGTAGGCCTTGGTGGGAAAACTGCGCAGTTGCAGGCCCACCAGGGGGCGGGGCAGGTTCGGGCCGGCAGTCGATTCCAGCCACTGTTGCGCCTGCCGCGCCTCATCCGGGCTGACCTGGTAGGCCAGTTTGAGGTTTTCGGCCCGCAAGCCCAGGGGTTGGCTCAGCAGCAGACGTTCTTCCACGGCGTGCAGGGGTTCGGCGGGTTCGGCCACGGCGGGTTGCAGCCGCGCGTTGAGGGAGTCGTCGGGCTGACGGAAGGCGATGACCCGTTTGGCCCTTCTCAGGGCATAACGCAGAGTCGGGGCGTGGTGGCCGTAAACCAGGGCCAGATCCCAGCGCACGCCAGCCAAATGGCCCAGCAGGGGGGCGAGCTTCGGACGAAAGGCCTGCAGGCGATCGACGAAGGGCAGGTGTTCCAAAAGCGCCACGCGATCCGGGTGGCCCATGAAGGTCAGATGTGCCTGGGGATAGGCCTCTTTCAGCAGGCGCACCGTCGGCGTGACCAGCAGGGTGTCGCCGATACGCGCGGTTTGGATGACCAGGATGCGGGATGGCGTCTCGACGGAGTGGGGCATCAGACCGACTCCCGCGCCGCCAAAGGGGTGACATTTTCTGTCGGTTTGCCATGCTGTTGAAAAAATTCCAGCATCTGCCGGGCCCGCTCGGCCCAGGAATATCGCCTTGCCACCAGCACTCCCGCCTCCCCCAGCCGGTGCCGCAGGGCCTCGTCCCGCAGCAGCGTATTCAGACCATCGGCCAAAGCGGTGGGATCCTCCGGGTTCACCAGCCAGCCGTTTTCCCCGTGGTGCAACACGTCCCGAATGGTCGGCAGATCACCGGCCACCACCGCTTTGCCCATGGCCAGATATTCGAAGAGCTTCAGCGGGCTGGTATAGCGACTGCCCAAACCGGTGTGGCTCAGAGGTAAAAGACAGATATCCGCCTGGGCGATGGCCTCGAAACGACGCAAGGGGGCGATGCGTCCGGCGAAGTCCACCTTGTCGGCGACTCCCAACTGTCGGGCCAGGGCCTGCAACTCGGCAATGCGCCCATCCTCTCCGCCCACGATGCGCAGCAGCGCCCCTTCCACCTGCCCCATGGCCTGCAACGCCGTTTCCAGTCCCTTCCAGCGGTGCAGACTGCCGAGATAGAGAATGGTCGGCGGGCCTCCGGTTGCCGGGGAAACCCGGCTGCGGGACGCCAGCTCCAGATCCACCCCGCTGGGGGCCACCCGGTGGGGGGTGTCGAAGCCGTAGGCGGCCTGAAGATCGGGGTAGAGGTGCGGGGTGATGGTCAGCAGCCCCTGACAGCGGGTATAGACCCGTGCCTCCCGTTGCTGCAGAAGATATCCCTTGCGCCGCCTCTTCCAGGAGTCGAGGGGATGCTCCTCCTGAAAGCTGCGGGCAAAATGCTCGTGGGTTTCGAAAAAGAGCGGCGGGTGGCCCGGTTGGGCCAGAAGCCTGTCGGCCAGCTTCAGATTGCGCAGCAGAACGACATCGGGGGCCAGCCGGGCCAGTTGCCGTTCGGCGTGCCGGTAGAAGGGCCGGTTGGAAAACCGCGACAGCAGTCTCGGGGCATCGTAAGGCAACAGGCTGACCCTGGCGGACAGAGGTCTGCCCAGGATGCCCTCCACGCTTTGCACGGGCCGGGGGGTGACCAGGTAGAGTTCGACACCCAGGCGTCCCAGGGCATCCACGGTTTGCAGAATCTGCAGGGCTTCGGGGGAGTCATCGGGCACGGGATGGGGGTCGAGGTAGGCCAGACGCATGATGGGCTTCTCTAAGGAGTGGGGAGTTGCAAGGCCTGCTCCAGCAAAGCGGAGACGTGATCCCAGGTGAAGCGTTGCACAATGCGCTGTCGGGCGGCCATGCCCATGGTCTCGCGTTCACGGGCATCGGCGGCGAGACGGGCCATGGCCCGGCCCAAGGCCCGGGCATCGCCGATGGGTGTCAGGATGCCGCAGGCCTCCTGGTTGCCCACCACCTCCGGGATGCCGCCGACGTGGCTGGCGATGACCGGTTTGCCGCTGGCCATGGCTTCGGCGATGGTGATGCCGAAGGCCTCATCCCCGATGCTGGGAAAGACGCCGCAATCGATGGCCCGATAGTATTCGGGCAGCTGATGGTGCGGCTGGCTTTGCAGAAAGATGACCCGATCGGCCAGACCCAGAGCGGCGCTTTTTTGTATCAGATGAGGTTTTTCCGCGCCGTCGCCGATGATCAGCAGACGGGCTTCGGGAAAGTCGGCCATGGCCGGACTGGCCAGGGCCTCGATGGCGAAGCGCAGCCCCTTCCACCCCACCAGGCGACCGGCGAAACCGAAGAGCAGCCCCTGGGGCAGTCCGAGGCGCTGCCGGTCCGGTGTTTCGGAGGCAGGATGGAAACGGCTGCAATCCACGCCGTTGGGCACCACCAGGGGAAATCGCTTGTAACGGCTCGCCAGTTGCCAGGCGTTGAAATGGCTTACGGAAAGAATCCGGTCGATGCGGGAGACCAGCTTGCGGTCGCCCGGAAAAAAGTCGGTGCCCCCGCTGCAAAAGGCGAAGCGGGTGGTGGTGCCGCGAGGCAGCAGCCAGGGCCAGAAGAAATCGAAGGGTTTGGTGAGGATGGCCCAGTCGAAACGGCCCGCCAGGAAATCGCCTCGGGCGGGAGGGAGCAGGGAAAGGCGTTCGCCGATACGCTGAAAGCGGCTGCCCAGATCGGGAAACCGGTCTCTCTTGCGGATGGGGTAGGTGCGGATCTCGAAGGGGACCGTCGGCAGCGAGGCGGCCTCGGCGGAAAAGAGGGTCACCTGATGCCCTCGGCGGGCAAGGTTTTCCGCCAGGCTCCAGACCCAGGTTTGGATGCCTCCGTAGGACCAGGTGACGGTTGCTTCAATGAAGGCGATGCGCGCCATGACGGGTCAACTGTTCCAGGGAGAGGGTCAGAAGGAGGAGTTGAAACACCTGTTCCGCCAGTCGATGGTGGCCCTGTTGAAAAGCCCTTGTCAATGCCGTGACTGCGCCGGCCTCGATTTGAGCCCCGCTCACCTGTTGCAGGCGGGGACCGAGATCCTGCAGGAACGGTGTCAGGGGACCGGTCAACCATGTGTTCAAGGGGGGATTGAAGCCGCGTTTGGGGGCGGTGAAGAGCCGCTCCTCCTGACAGGGGGGACAGCAGGGTCTCAAAGCCAGTTTGGCGGGTCGGGTGAAGCGTTCGGGGTGAGGCAGCGCCCAGACCTCTTCCACCAGCTTGTGGTCCAGCAGGGGCACCCGCAGCTCCAGGCCGTGGGCCATGGTGCAGAGATCGGCCTTGCGCAGGATGTAGTCGGGCAGATAGTTGTGAAAATCGATCCAGGAGAGGCGCTCCAGGGGGGAGACATTCGGGGCGGAAGGGGGCGTTTTCCAGTAGGGTTTGGGGTTGACGGGAAAATCGGGCTGCAGAAAGCGCCGCATGGCGGGGAACAGCCCCGAAAAGCGCAACATGTAGGACTCCTCCCAGGAGAGGGCGAGGGCGTCGTTGATCTTGGCCAGGCGGCCCGGCGGGGCGTGGGGGGTGAAGGTGGGCCAGATTCCCGGCAAACGGGGCTGCCAGCGGGTGGCGAGGTGTTTGGCGTAGCGTTTGTAGCCGCCGAAGAGTTCGTCCCCCCCGTCGCCGCCCAGCACCACCACGGCGGATTTGCGGGTTTCACGGGCCAGATACCAGGTGGGAATGGCGCTCGGGTCGGCGAAGGGCTCGTCCAGATCGGCCACGATGCGGGGAAAATCCTCGGCCAACTCTTCCCGGATCTGCAAAATGGTATGGGGAAACCCAAGGCGTGCGGCGAGACGGGCGGCGGTGGGCGACTCGTCGAAAGGGGTGCCGGGAAAGCCCATGGTGAAGGCCTGCATGCGGGGGCGCACCGCTTCGGGCAGGGAGGCGGCCACGGTGGCGGAATCGATGCCGCCACTGAGAAAGAGCCCCAGAGGCCGGTCCGACGGGGTGCGCAGCTGCACCGCCTCCCGCACCCGTTCCGCCAGATTGCCGGGGTGACGGGTGGCAGCCAGTTGCCAGTAGGGTCGGATCTCCATTTGATGATCCCGCAGGTCGATCCGGGCGAGATAACCGGGGGGCAGGCGCCGGATGGCCGGATAGACGGAGCGGGATCCCGGTATATAGCGGTGGGCCAGATAGGCGTCCAGGGCTTCCGGGTCGAAGCGGCGTTCCTCCTCGGGCAGAAAAGGCACCAGGGCACGCACCACGGAGGCGAAGGCCACGCCGTGACGGTTGCGGGTGTAGACCAGGGGCTTGATGCCCAGCCGGTCACGCGCCAGCAGCAGCCGGTTTTGGCGGAAGTCGAGGATGGCCAGGGCGAACATGCCGCGAAGACGCTCCAGGAAGCCCAGATCCCAGGCCAGATAAGCCTTGAGGATGAACTCCGTGTCGCCGCTGGTTTGAAAGGCGAAGCCCTGACTTTCCAGTTGCGCCCGATCCGTCTCCCAGCCGTAGACCTCGCCGTTGTAGCAGATCCACACCTGTCCATCGGGACTGGACATGGGTTGGTGGGCCGCCTCCCGCAGATCCCGCACGCTCAGGCGGGTGTGCAGCAGGGCGGTGCGCACGGCGTGGTCCGGTTCCCAGGTTTGACAACGGGCCACATCCGGACCACGGGGTCGCAACGGCTCCAGCATGGCCTGCAGCAGACCCGGCGCCACCGGACGGTGGGAGAGTAGTCCCGCGATACCGCACATTCAGCGACTCCCCGTCGCTGGGACGATGAGGCGATGAAACAGGGCCTCCATGCGGTCGAGCATCCGTTCCAGCCCGCAATGTTCGCGGGCATGATGCAGAGCCCCCTCCCCGAGTTGCTGCCGCTGCTCGGGATGTTCCAG encodes:
- a CDS encoding glycosyltransferase family 4 protein; its protein translation is MRLAYLDPHPVPDDSPEALQILQTVDALGRLGVELYLVTPRPVQSVEGILGRPLSARVSLLPYDAPRLLSRFSNRPFYRHAERQLARLAPDVVLLRNLKLADRLLAQPGHPPLFFETHEHFARSFQEEHPLDSWKRRRKGYLLQQREARVYTRCQGLLTITPHLYPDLQAAYGFDTPHRVAPSGVDLELASRSRVSPATGGPPTILYLGSLHRWKGLETALQAMGQVEGALLRIVGGEDGRIAELQALARQLGVADKVDFAGRIAPLRRFEAIAQADICLLPLSHTGLGSRYTSPLKLFEYLAMGKAVVAGDLPTIRDVLHHGENGWLVNPEDPTALADGLNTLLRDEALRHRLGEAGVLVARRYSWAERARQMLEFFQQHGKPTENVTPLAARESV
- the asnB gene encoding asparagine synthase (glutamine-hydrolyzing); amino-acid sequence: MCGIAGLLSHRPVAPGLLQAMLEPLRPRGPDVARCQTWEPDHAVRTALLHTRLSVRDLREAAHQPMSSPDGQVWICYNGEVYGWETDRAQLESQGFAFQTSGDTEFILKAYLAWDLGFLERLRGMFALAILDFRQNRLLLARDRLGIKPLVYTRNRHGVAFASVVRALVPFLPEEERRFDPEALDAYLAHRYIPGSRSVYPAIRRLPPGYLARIDLRDHQMEIRPYWQLAATRHPGNLAERVREAVQLRTPSDRPLGLFLSGGIDSATVAASLPEAVRPRMQAFTMGFPGTPFDESPTAARLAARLGFPHTILQIREELAEDFPRIVADLDEPFADPSAIPTWYLARETRKSAVVVLGGDGGDELFGGYKRYAKHLATRWQPRLPGIWPTFTPHAPPGRLAKINDALALSWEESYMLRFSGLFPAMRRFLQPDFPVNPKPYWKTPPSAPNVSPLERLSWIDFHNYLPDYILRKADLCTMAHGLELRVPLLDHKLVEEVWALPHPERFTRPAKLALRPCCPPCQEERLFTAPKRGFNPPLNTWLTGPLTPFLQDLGPRLQQVSGAQIEAGAVTALTRAFQQGHHRLAEQVFQLLLLTLSLEQLTRHGAHRLH
- a CDS encoding glycosyltransferase family 9 protein; the encoded protein is MPHSVETPSRILVIQTARIGDTLLVTPTVRLLKEAYPQAHLTFMGHPDRVALLEHLPFVDRLQAFRPKLAPLLGHLAGVRWDLALVYGHHAPTLRYALRRAKRVIAFRQPDDSLNARLQPAVAEPAEPLHAVEERLLLSQPLGLRAENLKLAYQVSPDEARQAQQWLESTAGPNLPRPLVGLQLRSFPTKAYRDWPLDHFMTLAHRLLGAYPQAGLVILGGAESRETARIFQARFPGRCLVAAGNFSLRQSAALMARLDLYIGVDTGPSHLAGALGIPMVVLYHCRFPGHLLCPRQHDNLSVVEHPARQGSCSEKTSMAEIAADRVWSEVEHRLAPFSHSRP
- a CDS encoding glycosyltransferase, whose translation is MTRVLLMTQEIHPIPPVKGAAVEYWIYAVSKRLENYQPFIVSPPHPFRPDWEREGDVQFQRIGIGRLYTRLFRKLTRLDPYGYVDRVAHYARREKIGLIHIQNAPKLVAPLRAKVPGAKIILHMQNDMDVSGLPELDGLAGCSEYILDRCREQGVKARVIQSLPNGVDPALFVPWWQKPEEKERLRATFKMDGKKVILYVGRISQEKGVDLLVEAFRHLDRERYVLALLGEWPQGDPATSQRVAFAQEVERRLEGLPVIRLGTVEPEEVPRFHPLADLLVVPSRFEEPFSMAAIEAMASGIPVLALKRGGMVEYMEDGRNAFLLDPSTTDGPALADAIERVLGDQETLRRVTHNARRLVEHRFSWKEVAAATEAYYDAVMGWEGEQPSVS
- a CDS encoding glycosyltransferase family 4 protein, producing the protein MARIAFIEATVTWSYGGIQTWVWSLAENLARRGHQVTLFSAEAASLPTVPFEIRTYPIRKRDRFPDLGSRFQRIGERLSLLPPARGDFLAGRFDWAILTKPFDFFWPWLLPRGTTTRFAFCSGGTDFFPGDRKLVSRIDRILSVSHFNAWQLASRYKRFPLVVPNGVDCSRFHPASETPDRQRLGLPQGLLFGFAGRLVGWKGLRFAIEALASPAMADFPEARLLIIGDGAEKPHLIQKSAALGLADRVIFLQSQPHHQLPEYYRAIDCGVFPSIGDEAFGITIAEAMASGKPVIASHVGGIPEVVGNQEACGILTPIGDARALGRAMARLAADARERETMGMAARQRIVQRFTWDHVSALLEQALQLPTP